GTCCACCAGTCATAATAGCCTCGTGAACATAGAGTTTTGCAGTCTGTCTGCCCTGCACGGCAGTATATGTATTGAGCGAAATATTCAGCGCATACCCCACTCCATTGGCATCGACAACTGCCAATGTCGGCGTCAGGTCGGCCACTTCGCCCCTGATATATTCTATCATAACCTTCTTTTCTTAAAAACCCCGCACAGCACAGGGATTGTGTATATACAATTCTTTAACGCATTTCCCTCTCCTTTTATTGCATTCCAACTGAACTTAAATTCAACAAACAGGCGTTTGAAAAAGAAACACAGCACATTATCGCAATAGCGAAAGACAACAATTAATGCTGAAAAACGCATCATAATTCTTTGATATATCATAAATAACCCCTATATTTGCGCCAACGACAATCATTAAAACAGCGATTACAGTCTGAAAAATCAGACCGGAAACGTTAAATCCTAATATAAACGCCATAAAAAAGAAAGCAGATGAAACTACCGATTCTTATTATATTATGCGCCTGTACTTTTCCAATTTCGGTAAAGTCGCAGAATGATACGGTTATCGCTGCAAAGGAATTGAAAGAAGTAACGGTATCAGGGAAATTGATACGGCAAGAGGCCGACCACTATAATTGTATTCCCACGAACAAGCAGCGCAGGCATTCGCACTCGGGCTTCGACTTGGTAAGGAATATGATGATTGCCGGCGTAAACGCAGACACGGAAACTGGCAGCATACTGACACCGGGAGGTGCTGCAACGCTGTATATAAACGGTCGGGAAGCCTCTTACAGAGAGATTCAAAGTCTGAGGCCAAAGGATGTTCTACGAATAGAATACTACGATATGCCCACGGGGAAGTACGCCAAAGACAAGGCTGTGCTGAACTATGTGGTAAGGATTTACACCGAAGGAGGATACACACAGGTGGATGCTTTACAAACGCTCGGATTCCAGAAAGGGGACTACAATCTGACATCAAAGTACAGTTTCGGACATTACAACGCCAACATCTGGGCCGGTTATGGCATAGAGAATCTGAAATCGGACGCATATTCAACGGAACGCTACGGGCTGCCAACCGAAACAACAAAGCAGACAAGATACCTTAATCAGGAAGATAAAAGTGCAGCAAAACACTTTACGGCCAGCCTGAGCCGTATAACCGACAAGCAGACTTGGATGTTGCGCGCAAGCATTGAGCCCGAAAAACAAAGAAAAAACTCTCCCGAAGGCAGCACACAATACATAAAAAACGGTACTGCCGACAGTCAGCACAGTTTGTTCTTTAACCGTAACACCACCCTTAAACCTACTTTCTACGCTTATTACAACCGGTCGATTGGCAAGAATCAGAATCTGAATGCAGACTTTGATGCCTACTATGCGAGGAATAACTACCACAGAACGCTTACGGAAAACAACACTTATCAGAGTGATGTTGCTGAAGACTATTTCTACTCAAAGCTGAATGCAAACTACACCCTCTCGCTGCCGAAGCACAACAGCTTTACCGTCAGTCTGCACGAATACTTCCGCAGCTCGCAAGACAACTACGCAGGCGTTTCGCCAACTTGTCAGCACCTGCGCTCGTCAGAAACAATTCTTTTTGCAGATTACAGCAAACGATGGTCAAAGTTTATGCTTGATGCGAACCCAGGTGTCTCTTATCTCGTGTATAAGCTGCGTGGAGATGATGCCGTCAAGCATCTTGCACCACGCTTGCAGTTGTCGGCCTCGTGGATGCCCGACAAGGTGCAGCGTTTCAGAGCGTTCTTCTCGCTTGGAAACACATTCCCCACACTCAGCTCTACGAATCCGGTTGAACAGCAGATTGATCCGATTATGATCAGGAGGGGAAATCCGAATATGGACAATTCTACATTGCTTGGCCCCGGCTTTACCTATTCCGTGAATTACAAGCAGTGGGCGGCTCTCCTGTCCACTTATTATATGTATATAAGCAATGCCATCGTCAATACCTATACCATTGACGGTTCGCATATTATCAATTCCTTCAGCAGCAATGCCCGAAGCCATCAGACCTCAGCAGCACTCTCGCTCACGTGGAAGCCAAGTGAAAACTTCAACATAAAGGCAGACGGAGGCTACACTCACTATGCCGTCAGTCGTGCAGTACGTGAACGGCAGAGCAGTTGGAGACTGAATATGCAAGCCTATTACTATATCGGCGATTTCTCTTTCTCTGCCTTTTACAAGTCTCCCGTCAAATCGCTTGCGAACTTTCAGACCCACGTCAGGACTCCGTGGCAATACGGCATAACCGGGGAATGGAACCACGATAACTTTGCCATCGTCTTAGACGCTAAGAATCTCTTTATAGAGAAGAACAAGATGCGACAATCACTATCCGCAGACAACTATGATTTCACGCAAATTGCCCAATCCGACATTGAAAACTCCTATGCTTCTGTCAAATTCCTCTACACCGTGGAATACGGGAAGAAAGTGCGCCGGTCGCCACAATACACAATGAAAAAGTCAGAGAGCACTATCTTGAGGTAGCCTTCATTATTGAGTAAAGGCATCTTTTCCGTATTTTTCATTTTTCAATGCCTTCAGGGGCACACAGATAATCGACAATAACGATTGGAGATACACTCTGCTGCACGCATCCGTAAAAGCATCGCCTGTGAAATTCCTGAAGGCTTTGCCCTTTCTGTGGCAAAAACAACTTCCACGATTCCGTGATTTACAGACGAATCATAACTGTCTGAAAATCAAGCATTGCGAAATCCATTTCCAAACGTGCGAAGAATGCGTTGCAATCTTCGCAAAAACGCATTGCAATCTTGCGAAGAATGGAACGCAATCTTCGCAAGATTGGAAACCGTGTTCCTATCAGGTTGAAATGGTTATCGTCCCGACGCACCGAAACGAAGCGCGAACGCGGGATAAAAAGCAAGTCGGAACTGTCCTCTTTGCAATCGGCAGGCGCAAATACTATTTTATCAGCAAACAATCACAAACAAAACCTCTTTGAAAGCAGATTTCGTTTTAACCTTAAAAAATGTATAAATAGTATCGTCTTTCGTGCTTTTGGAGTAATTTTGCATCAGAGAAAACTGTTCAAAAACAAAACATAAAGATGATTATGAAGAAAATCAGAGCAGCCGTAGTGGGTTACGGCAACATAGGCCGATATGCAGTAGAGGCTCTTGAAACAGCAAACGACTTTGAGATAGCAGGCATCGTGCGCCGGCAGGGCGATAAGGACAAACCTCTGGAACTTACGCCATACGAGGTTGTCGATGATATAGAGAAACTGAAAGACGTGGACGTGGCTATTTTGGCTGCCCCCACACGCAGTTGTCCCGAATATGCAGAGAAGATAGTGGCTCTGGGAATCAACACCGTAGACTCTTTCGACATCCATACAGGCATTCTCGACTATCGCACCAAGCAGATGGAGCATTGCAAGAAAGCCGGAAAGGTAAGCGTTATTGCAGCAGGCTGGGACCCGGGGTCCGACTCTGTTGTGCGAATACTTCTCGAAGGACTTGCTCCGAAAGGACTTTCCTACACCAACTTCGGTCCCGGAATGTCTATGGGACACTCGGTGTGCGTCCGTGGCAAGAAAGGCGTAAAGAATGCGCTTTCCGTTACCATTCCATTGGGCGAGAGCATCCACCGCCGTATGGTCTACGTTGAACTGGAAGACGGTGCGAAACTGGAAGACGTTACGGCTGAAATCAAGGCCGACCCTTACTTCTCGCACGACGAGACTCACGTGTTTGCAGTTGCAAGCGTGGACGATGTCCGCGATATGGGGCACGGTGTGAACCTCATTCGCAAGGGACAGAGCGGCAAGACGCCTAATCAGCGTTTTGAATTCAATATGAGCATCAACAATCCGGCACTCACCTCGCAGGTACTCGTAAACTGCGCGCGTGCTACAATGCGTTTGGCTCCGGGCTGCTATACGATGCCCGAGATTCCTGTGATTGACTATCTCCCTGCTTCAAGAGAGGAAATCATCAACTCTTTGGTGTAGAACGCAGTCCGAAAGGAAATACGCCGACAAAGAAAAAACGAATATCAGGCACAAATACAAAAAAGGATTCTCGCAATGAGAATCCTTTTTCTGTTATATAACTTGCAGACTTGCTCTGAAGTCGGCAATCTGCTTAGTTTTCCTTCCAAAAAGCCGGTGTGAAAAGCACGAGAACCGTGAACAGTTCCAGACGCCCTACGAGCATCAGGAACGAACCAATCCACTTCGCAAAGTCGGGCAATTCAGCCCAAGACATCGTCGGTCCTATCTCCAAACCAAGCGTAGGCCCTACATTTCCCAAGCAGCTCAACGTGATTGTTATAGCGTTCGTATGATCGATTCCACACGCTATCATCGTGAAGGCACAGAGAAGCGTAAGGAACAGATACAGACCTATGAAGGCAAGCAGCGTAACCCGATGGCCTTGTGGAATATTCACACCATCAACTTTCATCGGAAGAACAGCATTCGGATGAAGAATCTGGCGAAATTCGTTTCTCACCACCTTTATCAGCATCACACCACGGATGCTCTTGATGCCTCCACTGGTTGAACCCGACATACCACCGAAGAACATACAGGCTGCCAGTACCACCCAAGTAACATGCGGCCACTTGGCTGCGTCGTCGCTGAACAAGCCCGTCGTGGTAATGAACGAAACCACCTGAAAGACCGAACTGCGGAAGGCGTGCTCCAAATCGTAGCTGCGCTTGAAGAACAATTCGAGCATAATGAAGATTGTGAATCCTGCTACCATTATTGAATAGAAACGGAACTCGGAATTACGGAAAAGCTGCTTAATCTTAAAGCCTGCAACTGTACCATATAATAATGTGAAATTTACGCCCGAAAGAAAGCAGAAAATGGTACATACGTATTCTTCGGCAGGCGAATGAAACGTCATAATAGAGCCGCTTTCCGTTGCAAAACCTCCTGTTGCCGTACTGGTCATAGCATAGTTGAAGGCATCGAACCAACACATTCCACAAATTTTGTAGCTCGCTATACAGGCAACGGTCAGTACAAGATAAACCATCCATATCCACTTTGCACCGGTGCTGAGGCGCGGATGCAGCTTACTTCTTATCGGTCCGGTGGCTTCCGCCGCAAACACTTTCAGCGATCCTCCTACCAGTGAGGGCAGAATGGCTATTGTGAAGAATACGATTCCCAGTCCGCCAATCCACTGTGTGAGCGAACGCCAGAACAAAATACCGTGCGGCATGTGCTCGGGAAAGTCCACAATCGTTGCACCGGTCGTGGTAAAACCCGACATTGTTTCAAAGAAAGCATCCGTGAAATTGGTTATCTCGGTACTAAGCAAGAAAGGCAAAGTGCCGAAAAGAGAGAACAGTATCCACGAAACGGCTACGACGAAGTAGGCATCGCGTCGTCCCATAGAACTTTCGGCATTCCATCCCATCAGCCGAAAGACCACTCCTCCAGCCACAGTGATAAGAATACTCCAGACGAACGGCCATATATCGGCTCCATTATACCAAATGGCAACTATCAGACAAAGGAAAAGCAGCGTCGCTTCAATCCAAAGCAGCGATCCAAGAATCTTTGAAATGATTTTCAGATTAAGCATAACAATGTATCTTGAACAAATTAATTGAAAAGCTGTTCCAACTTGTGCTTGGGAACATTATGCGAGAACACCACTACGATATCCCCTGCCTCAATCTGCGTATTACCCGAAACGAGCATACCTTCTTCGCCCCGTACAAGTCCACCAATGGTCATTCCACTCGGCAGTTTGATATCCTTGATGGGCTTTCTGGTTATCTTTGAGCCTTGAACCGGGATGAACTCGGCCACATCTGCATTGACCGACATCAGGAATTTAACGTTGTCTACGTTTGCATCCAACAGCATCTGATAGATATAACTTGCGGCAATCGCCTTCTTATTGATGATTGTACCGATGTCCAGACTCGCAGCCATACCCACATAATCGAAGTTTTCGACCGATGCAATGGTCTTTCTCACGCCCATTCGCTTGGCTGCCAGACAGGCAAGGATATTGGTTTCGGCATTCGGTGTCAGAGCAACGAAAGCCTGTGTGTTCCTGATTCCCTCTTCAATGAGCAGACTGGAGTCGCGTCCGTCGCCGTTGATGACGAGCTGATCTTCCTTAAACATACTGTTGAGATACTCACAACGGTCGGCATCGCGCTCAATAACCTTCACGTTCATATATTCAGGCATTACCTTTACAGAGCGAACGGCAGTACGACCACCACCCATTATCATTACATTCTTCACGTCCACATACTGCTCCTTGCCTACAATCTTGCGAATATATGGAATGTAATTCTTCGTAGTCATAAAGTAAGCGAGATCGTCTAACTTTAAAGTGTCGTTACCACCGGGGATAATCGTCTCGTGATGCCGCTTGATTCCGAGCACGTGGTACGGATCATCTGGACCGCTGATTTCGCGCAATGGCTTGTTGAGAATCTCACATCCTTCGCGCAATTTAATGCCAAGCATCACCAGTGCACCACCGTGAACGTCCCAACGCTGGCGCACCCACGACATCTTCAAGCCGCTGATGATATCCTTTGCCGCAAGAACTTCCGGATAAATAAGGCTGTTCACACCCAGACGCTTGAAAAACTCCTGATTTTCAGGTTCCATATATTCAGGATTGTCAATCTTGGCAACGGTTTTCTTCGTACCGAGATGATGCGCCATCGTACAAGCCGTGATGTTGTCCGTTTCCTTCGGGGTTACGGCAATGAACAAATCGGCTGTCTTTGCACCTGCATCTTTCAATGCCTTGATGCTGGTAACCTTGGCTTCCATTGTCAGGATGTCGCAATCCGTTCCAATCTTTTCCAAATTCTCTGGAATTTCATCTATCAAGATGATGTCATACTTATTGCGAGAAAGCATCTGCGCAAGATAAGTTCCGATGGCATAGGCACCGGCAATGATGATTTTCATATCCCTAATCACTTATTTGGCAGTTTTTGCCAAACTGTCTTTTATTACCTTCTCAATGCTCTTTACATCAATTCCACAGATTTCGCGCAACTGCTGAACGGTTCCCTGCTCGATAAACTTGTCGGGCAAGCCCAGACGTTTCACAGCAGGCTTATAGCCATTGTCGGACATCCATTCCATAACGGCCGAACCCAATCCACCATTGCGCACACCGTCCTCGACGGTGATAATTTCCTTGAAGTTCTCTCCCACCTCTCTCAGAATATGCTCGTCGAGCGGTTTGAGGAAACGCATATCATAATGGGCAACGCGTCCGTTGCATTTCGTATCTTCTTCCTCCAGATTTCTGATTGCCTTTTCAACATCATTGCCCACCGGACCGATGGAAAGCACAGCCACATTGCTCAAACTTGTATCGACGGCATCGCCCAGATGCTTGTCGCAGAGCTTTCTGCCCGTACCCACCTGTACTTCTTCCAGACTGCATTTCCAGTCTACAAGCACGCCGTTTCCACGTGGATAACGGATAACGAAGAAGCCCTTGCCGGGCAACTGTGCCGTGTACATCAGCCTGCGCAGCTCGTGTTCGTCCATAGGCGACGAGATTGTCGCATTCGGTATCGGTCGGAGAAAAGCCATATCAAAAGCACCGTGGTGCGTTGCTCCGTCTTCGCCTACCAATCCGGCACGGTCCAGACAAAGCACCACAGGCAGATTGAGAATCGCCGTATCGTGGATGATGTTGTCGTAGGCACGCTGCGAGAAAGCACTGTAAATGTTGCAGAAAGGCTGCAATCCGTCTTTCGCCATTCCGGCAGAGAAGGTCATAGCGTGTCCTTCGGCAATACCCACGTCGAATGTCCTGTCTGCCATTTCCTTCATCATAATGTTCATAGAACAACCTGACGGCATAGCCGGCGTAACACCTACGATACGCTCGTTCATATTGGCGAGTTCCAGCAGCGTGTGTCCGAACACATCCTGATATTTAGGTGGCTTGTTGCTGTTGTCCTGCACGAGTCGCTCGCCCGTTTCAGGGTCGAATTTTCCCGGAGCGTGCCAAACCGTGGCACTCTTTTCGGCAGGTTCGTAGCCCTTTCCCTTCACCGTATGAAGATGAAGCAGCTTCGGTCCCTTCATATCCTTCAACTGACGGAGAATGCGTACCACTTCCTTCACATCGTTTCCATCGAACGGACCGAAATAACGGATGTTCATTCCCTCGAAAAGATTCTGCTGCTGCGAGAGAGCCGACTTCAAAGCATTGTTCAATCGAAGAATGCCCTTCTTTCGTTTTTCGTTCAGGATTCCCTTGGAATCAAGCCAGTTGGAAGCCTTGAATCGGATTCTATTGTAAGTTTCGTTGGTATCGAGATTCAGCAAATACTGCTGCATACCACCCACGGCGCGATCAATGGACATATCATTGTCGTTCAGGATGATAAGGAGATCGTTGGGTTTGCCCGAAACATTGTTGAGTCCCTCGAAAGCCAACCCACCACTCATAGCTCCGTCGCCGATGATGGCAACCACGTGTCGGTCTGGATGCTTCGTCAGCTTGGCTGCAACAGCCATTCCGAGTGCTGCCGAAATGGAGTTGGAAGCGTGCCCACAAGTGAAAGTATCGTACTCGCTTTCCTCGGGCGATGGAAAAGGCATCAGTCCGTTCAGCTTTCTGTTCTCGCAGAAACGCTCCCTGCGCCCCGTCAATATCTTATGACCGTAGGCCTGATGCCCAACATCCCATACTATTCGGTCTTCAGGGGTATTGAATACATAATGGCAAGCCACGGTAATCTCCGCAGCTCCAAGACTGGAAGCAAGGTGTCCGGGATTCACGGCCACCTCTTCTATAATATCCTCTCTAAGCTCCTTGCACAATTCCGGCAGTTCGTCGATGCTCAGTTTACGAAGATCCGAAGGATATTCAATCTTGCTCAAAAGTTTGTATTTACGCTCGTTCGACATAATAATAATGTGGATAATGGTGCAAAGGTACGCTAAATAGGTTGAACCACAAAATAAAACCCTTCTAATTTAGGTGCGACAGCCCACTCTATCGGCATAAGGAAGCAATGGAAGACTGCGGCGAACATATCGCAAAACAGACCTTTATGAACTACGCTTTGTAAAGTTTGATTACTCAAAACAGGCACATATTTTTTCAGCAATCCAGAGATTGCAGGCACGTTTTCAGACGGTTGGAATGCGTTTTTCGCAGCATTGAATTGTAAACATCGGTTGATTGCGTTGCGTTCTTGCGAAGAATGCACATCATTCTTCGCAGGAATGGAAGTTAAAAATACAAGGAAAGGGGATGAAAATAAGTTCGTTTAGTCCGAATGATTGTCCTATTCGGGAAGAAATGAAAGCGATTTTAATGCACAAATCAGAAGAAACAAACACAACTCTCTGATAACCAGACGGTTTAAATAACACACGCATAATTCGCATATTTGAAAAATAAAAATATCCGACGCAAAATAATCGAATTATGGAGAGCCTTTTGTAAGGATTATTCATAAAGCACGAAACACGGATGAGGCTTAAAATGCTTCACGGTATTTGTTCTCGTCCTTGTCTTCGAGCATAGACAGATAGCTGTTGTATCTGCTTTCCGATATGTAATGCTCCTCAACTGCCTTCCGAACGGCGCATCCCGGCTCGTGGGTATGCGTACAGTTGGAGAATCTGCACTTGTCAGAGAACTTGAAGATTTCGCGAAAATAGCTCGTCAGTTCCTCCTTGTCAATGTCGAAAGTACCGAATCCCTTAATTCCCGGCGTGTCTATCAGGTAGCCTCCACTGGGCAGTTCGAGCATTTCGCTGAAGGTAGTGGTGTGCATTCCGGTTTTATGCGCATCAGAAATCTCGGCAGTCCGCAGGTTGGTTCCCAGCAATCCGTTGATAATGGTAGACTTACCCACCCCACTGTTGCCGCTCATCAGCGTAATCTTTCCAGCCAATAAAGGTTTCAGTTGTTGCAGGCTTTTTTCCTCATCGCAGCCTTCAGTAGCCTGAACTTCAACGCACTTGTAGCCTACTGTCTCGTAGAGGTGCATCACTGCCTGCTGATAATTCCGTTCTTCTTCAGACAGCAGGTCGTATTTGTTGAACACCAGCACCACGGGCACACGATAGGCCTCGGCACTTGCAAGGAATCTGTCGATGAACGTAAGCGAAGTTTCGGGATAGTTTATCGTAACAATCAGGAACGCCTGATCGAGGTTGGCGGCTATGATGTGGCTCTGTTTGGAAAGATTGGAGGCTTTTCGGATGATGTAGTTCCGACGGTCTTCTATCTCCGAGATAAAAGCAGTTCCTTCCTGATTGACAATCAACTGCACATAGTCGCCCACTGCCACCGGATTGGTGGAGCGAATTCCCTTCAATCTGAAGTTTCCCTTTATCTTGCTTTCGATGGTCCGTCCGTCATCGGTCTTTACCGTGTACCAACTACCAGTATTCTTTATTACTAAGCCGCGCATATAACCTTCTCTCCCTGTATCTTGTTCAAGACTCAGGGAAACTGAATGTAGGGTTCATATTGAGGAAAAGCTCGTCTTCCCGCTTGCACATACGAGTTTGGCATTCACAAAAACACATTACCAAACCTGTAAATGCTCCCCTCCGTTCTGCGAGGAGGGGAAGCAGGGAGAGACCGTTTTTCCTTTTATACTGTCATAATTTCCTTCTCTTTCTCTTCGAGAAGGGCATCAATTTTCTTGATATACTTGTCGTGAATCTTCTGCAAATCTTCCTCAGCATCCTTTTCCAAGTCTTCAGAAAGACCGTCCTTGATGGCTTTCTTCAGCTTGTCCTTGATGTCGGCACGGGCATTGCGAACCTCAACTTTCGTGCGCTCGCCTATCTTGTTGCTCTGTTTCACGAGATCGCGACGACGCTCTTCAGTCGGCTGTGGCAAGCTCAGACGGATGATTTCGCCGTTGTTGTCGGGAGTGATGCCTACATCAGAGTCCATAATAGCCTTTTCAATGTCGCGGATAGCCTTCTTGTCCCAAGGCTTGATGGCGATTGTGCGTGGATCCGGCACCGTTACGGAAGCCACCTGATTCAAAGGCACCATCGAACCGTAGGAACTCACGCGCACTCCATCGAGAATTGCCACGTTCGCACGGCCTGCACGAATGCGCGCCAACTGCTCATCGAGATACATCGCAGCCATTTCCATACGCTCTTCGGCTTCGCCTAATGTTGCTTTTACGTCTATCATAATTTCTTGTTATTTAAATTTAATGGTACAAAAATAGGAATTTATTTACATCCTCGCAAAAAATATATACGTTTTCTCTATATATTTGCTTTTTACCGTTGCAGTTCAAGACGCTTATCGTCAGGAAAAACACCTCACACCCATTCCTTTTCAGAGAATCTCAAAGCCCGATTATCCTGTTTTCTGCCGTGCCTTGAATAGATTTTTACCGATTAAGGAGGAATTTAACCTATTCCTATCCATTATTAAGAAATAATATATATCTTTGCATCTAACTAAGAAATTACTTATGCACTTCTTTATAACACAATAAACATAAACTATTAAAAATGAGAATGAAAATCAAACTAATCCCCACATTGGCATTCGTATTGGCAATGTCATTGTTTACAAGTTGCAGCAAAGATGACAGTACATCCCATCAGTTGGAAAGTATGAAACCTGTGGCCTTTGCAAAAGTTCAAGATGAAGTCATTTCTTCCGAGCCAACAGGAAAAGTAATTGGAAACAAGAAAGAATACAGGCAGGTAATTAAGAAGCAAATAACGCTCGATCCCATAGAATTGGTAGACGAAAGCCTTTCAGACATAATCTATCCCGGTTGTATTCTTCGTGGAGACGCCTTTATGGAAGGCGAGTATTCGCCAATTTCAATCAAGAATCCTCAAACTATCACTTTGTCAGCAACTGTCCGTGGCAAGACCTTGCCTGAAAAAAAAGAAGTGCTTCCAACTTTGCACAATGTACGTCAAGGCATTGATGAGTTGATGGAGCCGAATGCACGTGATATTAGAAAATACAATACGGCTTCGTACATTACCTATATTACCAATGACGTAACGACAAAAGAAAGTTTTAACAAGACATTCAACACCCATATAAAAACAAATAGGCTTAATGATATTATTAATGCAAATTTCATTTATGAGGCACAGAAAATATCTTCATCGGGCAAACATTATGTCTTGATAAAGATAAAACAAAAACTCTTCAACATTTCAATGGATGCAAAACATCCTGATGAATGGGGAGAGTTGGGCAAACTGGGAGAATACGAACCTTTATATGTAAGCAGCGTAGACTATGGTCGTGTTGTGCATTTGCTCATTGAGACAACGGAAAGCACCGAGGCTGTTTCAAAAATGATTAAAGAAGGTATAAAAACTGCATTTACCAACTATGGAAGTAGCCTTGAAGCAGAATACGAGAAACAGTGGAGCCGCTATTTTAAAGAGGGAAAAATACAAGTTATGGTTTCAGGTGGACCAATGGAATATGCAAGAAAGATACGTGATTACGATAGTTTTATGATGTTTATAGATATACCTAGTTCTAAATCATTGATTAAGTCTTCCGTACCTATCAGCTACCGTGTCCGTTCCGTTCGCACAAACAGGGAAATTGAAGTGCGCAATTTCTATACGGAAGAAGTGTTAGTAACTGAGAAATGAAAATAAAATTCAGATATTGACAATATCAGTAATCAGCAAAACATAAAAAATGGCGAAACAGGGATTCCTGTTTCGCCATTCATTTTTATATATCCAAATGTCAAACAACACTTCTTCTCTTTCCCCGAATCGCATATAAAAAAACTGAAAGCTCATCTATCATTTCAGACTGATAAACATACGACTTACAAGTAACCGAAAAACGCATTCCATTCTTGCGAAGAATGAAATGCGTTTTTGCGAAGATTGCCTTGCATTCTTCGCACGTTTGAAAACAGATATTTCAATCACTGATTTTCAAACACTTACAAACGAATCAAAAATTAGTGGACAGGGATACTTGAAGTTTATAATCAGATGAAATGCGAATAGGAAAATTTAATAGATTTCCTTGCTGAGAATCTGCATAGCTTCCTCCAAATACTTCGCATCGGTATCGTCAAATGCATTCAAATCCTTGCTGTCAATATCCAATACACCTATCGCCTCGCCCTTACCATTATATATAGGTACTACGATTTCGGAACGGGAAAGCGAACTGCAAGCGATGTGTCCGGGAAATTCTTCCACATCAGGAACTACCAGCGTCCTGCGCTCGGCAAAGGAAGTGCCGCATACACCTCGCCCCACAGGGATGGTAAAACAGGCAGTAGTGCCCTGAAACGGTCCGAGTTTCAATGTTCCGTCATCGGCCAACATATAAAAGCCCGTCCAAAAAAACTGCTCAAATGTATGATGCAGAGCCGAAGAAACGTTTGCCAACACGCCAACCTCGTTTGTTTCGCCCTCGATGAGCGCGGCAATTTGTTTCAACAGTAATTCGTATTTCTCTTTCTTTTCCATTCTGCAATAGTTAAAAATTCAAAGTTCAATGTGCAAAAATCTCATTGGGCAGCCTTCAGTTCAGCCTCAACCATATTCGTTAATTCCACAAATTGAGCTATACTCAACTGCTCCGGTCGCTTTGTCATTATTTCCTGTTCGTAGAATCCTTCCCTCGGCTTTGCCGAAAACATCTGTTTCAAGCTCACACGCAACATCTTGCGCCGTTGATTGAAAACCGTCTTTACCAAACGCTTGAACAGTTTTTCATCGCATCCGAGATCCGTAACCTTATTCCGGGTCATACGGATAACGGCACTCTTAACCTTCGGAGGTGGATT
The Prevotella sp. HUN102 genome window above contains:
- the dxs gene encoding 1-deoxy-D-xylulose-5-phosphate synthase; its protein translation is MSNERKYKLLSKIEYPSDLRKLSIDELPELCKELREDIIEEVAVNPGHLASSLGAAEITVACHYVFNTPEDRIVWDVGHQAYGHKILTGRRERFCENRKLNGLMPFPSPEESEYDTFTCGHASNSISAALGMAVAAKLTKHPDRHVVAIIGDGAMSGGLAFEGLNNVSGKPNDLLIILNDNDMSIDRAVGGMQQYLLNLDTNETYNRIRFKASNWLDSKGILNEKRKKGILRLNNALKSALSQQQNLFEGMNIRYFGPFDGNDVKEVVRILRQLKDMKGPKLLHLHTVKGKGYEPAEKSATVWHAPGKFDPETGERLVQDNSNKPPKYQDVFGHTLLELANMNERIVGVTPAMPSGCSMNIMMKEMADRTFDVGIAEGHAMTFSAGMAKDGLQPFCNIYSAFSQRAYDNIIHDTAILNLPVVLCLDRAGLVGEDGATHHGAFDMAFLRPIPNATISSPMDEHELRRLMYTAQLPGKGFFVIRYPRGNGVLVDWKCSLEEVQVGTGRKLCDKHLGDAVDTSLSNVAVLSIGPVGNDVEKAIRNLEEEDTKCNGRVAHYDMRFLKPLDEHILREVGENFKEIITVEDGVRNGGLGSAVMEWMSDNGYKPAVKRLGLPDKFIEQGTVQQLREICGIDVKSIEKVIKDSLAKTAK
- the rsgA gene encoding ribosome small subunit-dependent GTPase A; protein product: MRGLVIKNTGSWYTVKTDDGRTIESKIKGNFRLKGIRSTNPVAVGDYVQLIVNQEGTAFISEIEDRRNYIIRKASNLSKQSHIIAANLDQAFLIVTINYPETSLTFIDRFLASAEAYRVPVVLVFNKYDLLSEEERNYQQAVMHLYETVGYKCVEVQATEGCDEEKSLQQLKPLLAGKITLMSGNSGVGKSTIINGLLGTNLRTAEISDAHKTGMHTTTFSEMLELPSGGYLIDTPGIKGFGTFDIDKEELTSYFREIFKFSDKCRFSNCTHTHEPGCAVRKAVEEHYISESRYNSYLSMLEDKDENKYREAF
- the frr gene encoding ribosome recycling factor, producing MIDVKATLGEAEERMEMAAMYLDEQLARIRAGRANVAILDGVRVSSYGSMVPLNQVASVTVPDPRTIAIKPWDKKAIRDIEKAIMDSDVGITPDNNGEIIRLSLPQPTEERRRDLVKQSNKIGERTKVEVRNARADIKDKLKKAIKDGLSEDLEKDAEEDLQKIHDKYIKKIDALLEEKEKEIMTV
- a CDS encoding thiol-activated cytolysin family protein is translated as MKIKLIPTLAFVLAMSLFTSCSKDDSTSHQLESMKPVAFAKVQDEVISSEPTGKVIGNKKEYRQVIKKQITLDPIELVDESLSDIIYPGCILRGDAFMEGEYSPISIKNPQTITLSATVRGKTLPEKKEVLPTLHNVRQGIDELMEPNARDIRKYNTASYITYITNDVTTKESFNKTFNTHIKTNRLNDIINANFIYEAQKISSSGKHYVLIKIKQKLFNISMDAKHPDEWGELGKLGEYEPLYVSSVDYGRVVHLLIETTESTEAVSKMIKEGIKTAFTNYGSSLEAEYEKQWSRYFKEGKIQVMVSGGPMEYARKIRDYDSFMMFIDIPSSKSLIKSSVPISYRVRSVRTNREIEVRNFYTEEVLVTEK
- a CDS encoding GAF domain-containing protein; the protein is MEKKEKYELLLKQIAALIEGETNEVGVLANVSSALHHTFEQFFWTGFYMLADDGTLKLGPFQGTTACFTIPVGRGVCGTSFAERRTLVVPDVEEFPGHIACSSLSRSEIVVPIYNGKGEAIGVLDIDSKDLNAFDDTDAKYLEEAMQILSKEIY